The genomic interval GCCGACTTCGGCAACGGCGACTACGACACGCTGCTCTTCAACGGCACACCGAGCTATATCGGCGACCTCAGGGGGGTCGTGCACAAGGCCTATGAGGCACTGCCCGCGGGCGGGCGCATTATCCTGATCGACGTCCCGAAGGAGAGCTCCTACGGGCTGTTGTACAACCTGGCCAAGGCGGTCGGGACGTGGGACCACCCGCTGCTGGCGGGGTGCTACCCGCCCAACCCCTACCCGATCGAGTTCGTCGACGTGGCTGCCTGGCGCACGACGGCCGAGAAGGTTGCGCTGCTCCGCGAGGCGGGTTTCACCGACCTGGAGTTCGCGCAGACGCTGACCTCGCACCCGCTGACGTCGAACGACGAGGAGGAGCAGCCCGTCGAAGGGTACGGCAAGGGCGACTACGTGGCCGTGACGGCCTATAAACGCTAAATGTCCGCAACGATGAAACGCTGGAGCGACGAGGCGTGGGAGGCAGCCCTCCCGACCTTCGAAAAGATTCTCCGCCACCCGTTCGTCGGGGCGCTGGCCGCCGGGACGCTTCCGGCGGAACGCTTCCGGTTCTACATCCGCCAGGACGCCCTCTATCTGGACGGCTATGCTCGACGGCTGGCCCACGTGGCCGCACGACTGCCCCGCAAGGAGCAGACGGAGGCCTTCCTGCACTTCGCCCTGGACGGCATTGCCGTCGAACGGGCCCTTCACGCGCAGTTCCTCGCGGGCGATCTGCCGGCACCCGGGGAGATGAGCCCGACGTGTCTGTTGTACACTTCGGTGCTGGAGGCGCAGGCCACGGCACCCGTCGAGGTCGAAGCAGCGGCCGTGCTGCCGTGCTTCGTAGTCTACCAGCGGGTCGGCGAGGCGATCCTCGCGCAGGCCCGGGCCTCGGAGAACCCAGGCGCCGCAGGGAACAGACCCGGCCCGGGCCACAACAGCGGCACCCCGACCCCCGACGGCAGCACGGCCGCCGGAGCAAATCCGAACAGCGGAGAGCAGCACCTCACCCCGCTTCTCGAAAATCCCTACCGGGCATGGATCGAGACCTATGCCGACCCGGCTTTTGCGGCCTCCGCGGAGCTTGCCACGCGGATCTGCGACGAACTGGCCGCGGCCGCCGGAGCGGAGACCCGTAGCCGGATGACGGAACTTTTCGTGCGCTGTACCCGCATGGAGTGGCTCTTCTGGGAGAGCGCCTGGAATCTCGAAAACTGGAAAATATGAGCAACGAAACGAAAAAACACTACAAACGCGCGCTGACCATTGCGGGCAGCGACCCGAGCGGCGGCGCAGGCATCCAGGCCGATTTGAAGACCTTTTCGGCATGCGGATGCTTCGGAACATCGGCCATCGTGGCCGTTGTGGACGAGAATACGGTGGGGGTTACGGGCGTGCACCCCATCCCGGTTGATTTTGTCACGGGCCAGATCCGCTCGGTGCTGGACGACATCGGCACGGACGCCGTGAAGATCGGGATGCTGCACTCTTCGGAGTTGATCCGCGCCGTGCGCGACACGCTGGCGCCCTACGGCCTGCGCAACGTGGTGCTCGACCCGGTAATGGTGGCCACGTCGGGCGACGCCTTGCTGCAGGGGGAGGCCGTTGCGACGCTGCGCGACGAGTTGATTCCGACCGTGCGGGTCATCACGCCGAACATTCCCGAAGCGGAGTTGCTTCTGGGGCAGCAGATCGACCGGCAGTCGCAACTTCCCGACGCGGCCCGGGCCTTGTCCTGCGGGGGGCGGGTATCTGTTTTCCTGAAGGCGGGGCACCTCACCGACGAGGAGCTCATCGACATTTTCTACAATGCCGAGACGGACGAGGTTATTCCGTTGCGTTCGCGGCGGGTTCAGACGGTCAACACGCACGGCACGGGCTGTACGCTGTCGTCGGCGCTGGCGGCGTTCCTGGCTCGGGGGTTCGAGTTGAGCGAAGCGGCAGCGCGAGCGAAGGCGTATATTGCCTCGGCGATCGAGGCGGGAGCGTCGTATGAGATCGGGCACGGGCACGGTCCGGTGCACCATTTCCACGGCTTCTGGGAATAACCCGGCTAAGAGCCGGGGGGGGGCGAAGGTGGCTTCAAGGGGTTTCCGATCCAATTCTGCGCTTCGACCGTTAATCGCGGTGATTTGTTTCCGATAGGGGTTGTATGCGGGTAAAGGCTTCGGAAACCGCTAAAGGTTCAGCAGCCCACAAAACCGGTCTCTTAGACCGGTCATTCCCGCTTTCGCGGGAATCCAGGATCGTCGAGGCGCAGAACCGGATCGGAAACCCTTCTCTGAGACCTTCGCCCATAAAGCCCGCCTTTTAGGCGGGTGGATTTCCGCTCAAGGCGGAAATAACGAAACCCGCTACGCACGGGTTTTCCAGCAAAATCCGATATTGAAATAGGAATAAATCAGGAATAAGCTACTTATAAACTTTTTCTCAAAGAGAGAGGTAATGATTTGGCAACAGTCGCAAATTCCGTGATATGCGGTGTATTTCTGTCTAACAACTCTTTTGGTTACAAAGATACAATAATTCAAATGGGACAGCAATAAGCATAACACTAATTTAATTGCTCCAACGCATTAAAAATTTCATCCAACTTCGGATATATTTCAATTACATTGGGCTCGCCACGTTTATTCATCATTTCCACCTGCTTCATAATCTTGTTTTTGATAATGGGATAATCATGGGGAGCTACAAGTCGCGAACTTTTCAGATAAAGGAATATCCAATCTACACCCACGTTGGGCAATATGCTTATTTCATTATCCAATAATGGCTGAACATTATTATGGTAAAAATCCTCCACGGTTGCATAACGGGTAAAAACAGCCTTGGCATTCTTTTCCACTTCCTCTTTCAGGAGGGAAAATCGTTCATCGTATCGACTATCGTCTTGCGGAAAATAGAAATAATTGTCTGCGTTAAGCATTTTCCCATCGAACCCTATGGTATAATTATCGCGCTGGTCTTTTCGAGATTTTGGAGAAAATGGTTCAAACCACCTGTGCAGAATATCAAAACGCCTGCCATATATGGGATAAATTCGCAATGCCGGTTTATCTGTTTCCATGTCCCAACTTCGGGGATATGTCTCTAATTCAATAGATTCAAAGCCATCGGAAGTTGTCCTTATCAACCCTTGTCCCTTTAGCTTGAATTCGGACAAATACTCACTTGAAGCTATTAATTGTTGCAAAATTTCATTTTTGTTCATCTCTCGTGCTTTAAGAAATAATCGGGTGGAAATATCAGGACAATAGCTTATTACCCCGTCCTTAAATAGTGTCCATCCCTATCTCCTTCGACCAGCGCAGTCGAGAAACCGGCGCGCTCCTTGTCGGCCTGGACGTTGAACGCCAAGGTATCTGCATCCGCTACCCGGCAGGTAGCGGGATGGTTTCGCCCCGAAGCCCGTTATTCCGCCCCGCGGGTTTGATTTTTCAGTTTCTCCTGATCCTTGCGGTAAATCTGATAGGAGTTTACGAAGTTCTGCCAGACGATGTAGGCCGTCGGGGCGATCGAGGAGACGGGATTCAGGAATGACTGAGCCATCCAGACTGCCAGCACGGTGTTTTTCTGGCCGAGCGACTGACCTCCGGCGGGGGGATCGCCGTAGCGGCGCCCGATTGCGCGACCGACCTTGAACTGCACCAGGCAGATCACCAGCGCCGCAAAGGCCAGCCACAACTCCGTGGAGACCGAGGCGTCGTGCAGGTCGATGATGAAGCAGGTCGTGCGCCCGATGATCACGAGCAGCGACATCAGCCACATGTAGAAGGAGATCTGCCCGTGCTCCCCGATCCACTTGGCGAGTTTCGGGAAGACGAAGCGGAAAAATTGCGCGGCAGCGAAGGGCCCGACGAGCAGCGGGGCGATCCGGGCGAGGATCTGCGCGAAGGTGCATTCACCCGTTCCGGTGAAGGTCAGGATGACGGGCGCCACCAGGGCGATTGCCATGTTGCAGATGAGGCTGTAGGTAGCCATTGTGGCGACGTTTGCGCCGAGCATCCCTGCGATGACCACGGCGGCCATCGCCACGGGAGCCAGGACGCAGACCATGGCTCCCTGCGCCACGACGTCGTTCAGCGGCAGCAGCAGCAGATAGACCGCGATGCAGACCACGACCTGGAAGAGCAGCAGCCAGACATGCAGCATCGAGGGTTTCATCTGTTTGGGGCTGACGCGGCAGAAGGTGACGAAGAGCATCAGGAAGATCAGCGTCGGAGTGATCATCTGATGGCTTGCGGTTTCGAGGGCCGCAATCGGGCGGCACAGCAGCGCCCCCAACACCATGGCCGAGGGCATGGCAATGGTTCTCACGTTGCGTTGCAACTGTTCGAGCAGGTGCATTTTATGCGAGGAGTTCCTTGACCTTGGTCGAAATCTCCTTGCCGTCGGCACGACCGGCCAGGCGTTTCGAAGCTACCCCCATCACCTTGCCCATCTCCTTCATCGACGTAGCGCCGACTTCGGCGATAATGGCCCGGACTTCGGCGGTCAGCTCCTCCGGAGTGAGCTGCTTGGGCAGGAACTCCTGATAGACAGCCACCTGGGCCAACTCCTCCGCGGCCAGGTCGGGGCGGTTCTGCCCGGTGAAGATCGCAGCGGAGTCCGTGCCCTGCTTGGCGAGCTTCGAGATGATCTTCAGCACGTCGGCATCGGGCAGTTCGGCCACTTCGGGACCGGCGGTCTTGGCTTCGATGATGTACTTCTTGGCGTTTCGGAGCGCACTCAGACGCACCGTATCCTTGGCCTTCATGGCCTCCATGATTCCTTTCGAAATCTGCTGTTCCAACGACATAGCTCTGTAATTTTTAACGAATAAAACAATTTATTTCAACCCCTTCTTCATAAGGAAGTCCAATACGTCGCGCATCAGCCGGTCGCGTTGCACGCCGTCGCGGATCGTCTCGAACGGGAAGCTCGCCACAAAGGTCCTTCCGGTGGTTTCGCACGCCACGGCCGCCGTACCTCCGTCATCGTCGTAACGCATCACGGCAAACGCCCCGTCCCCGGCCGGACACAGGGCATCCCGCCGCTCGACGACGTAGCAATCGGGGCGGTAGAGCGTGTTGAAGCGGTACTCGCCGCGCGAGAAGTCCGGATGGGCCGTCACGACACGGATCCGGCCCGTACCCGACTCGCGGCAGGTATCCAACCGGCAGCGCAGCACCTCTTCGGCAAAGGCCCGCCCGGCGGACTCCGCCTCAGAGTCCCCCACAAGGTCCGAAAGGACGTAAGCCCCCGAGACGAACAACGCCCCGCCATCGGCCAGATAGCGCCGCAACGCCCCCTGCAGGGGCTCCGGGAAGGCCGTGAACGAAGGTTCGCCGAGTCCGCGGCCAATCGGCGTCTTGCGCTGCTTGCCCAGAATCAGGTCGACCGCGCCATAGCCCTCCAGCGCGACGCGCCCCTCCCCGACGGCCCGGGCCGATGCCGAACAGAACGAATAGCCCGCCGCGACGATCGAACGGCCGTGCAGGGCCGGATAGTCGAACGTATTGCCGCCGATCACGTCGGTCTCGTAGCTGCGGTCGCAGGCCCCAAGGGCGATGCTGTCGATGTTGCAACGCGCCTGCGCGAGGTCGAAGACCCGCTGGGGGCCGATGAACGAGATGTCCACGCGGTCGGGCACCCCGCCGTCGAGGTCCATGCGGAACCCGGCCAGCGAGTCGCACCGCACGCTCTCGGGCCCGCTCACGCGGTCGAAACCGTTGACCACCAGCACACGGCCCCTTTCCTCGGCCGCACGGCACACCGCCAGGGTCTCGCCCGGAAAACTCTCCCCGCCGTCATTCACGGCCGTCACGCGGTAGCTGTAG from uncultured Alistipes sp. carries:
- a CDS encoding methyltransferase domain-containing protein: MGKGFDQYASAYDAWFLDNRNVLYSEVNLVASTLKDAGRVLSVGCGSGLFEKILRDEYGITVTDGIEPSEGMASIARKRGMNVTVTTAEAADFGNGDYDTLLFNGTPSYIGDLRGVVHKAYEALPAGGRIILIDVPKESSYGLLYNLAKAVGTWDHPLLAGCYPPNPYPIEFVDVAAWRTTAEKVALLREAGFTDLEFAQTLTSHPLTSNDEEEQPVEGYGKGDYVAVTAYKR
- a CDS encoding TenA family protein, whose amino-acid sequence is MKRWSDEAWEAALPTFEKILRHPFVGALAAGTLPAERFRFYIRQDALYLDGYARRLAHVAARLPRKEQTEAFLHFALDGIAVERALHAQFLAGDLPAPGEMSPTCLLYTSVLEAQATAPVEVEAAAVLPCFVVYQRVGEAILAQARASENPGAAGNRPGPGHNSGTPTPDGSTAAGANPNSGEQHLTPLLENPYRAWIETYADPAFAASAELATRICDELAAAAGAETRSRMTELFVRCTRMEWLFWESAWNLENWKI
- the thiD gene encoding bifunctional hydroxymethylpyrimidine kinase/phosphomethylpyrimidine kinase, with translation MSNETKKHYKRALTIAGSDPSGGAGIQADLKTFSACGCFGTSAIVAVVDENTVGVTGVHPIPVDFVTGQIRSVLDDIGTDAVKIGMLHSSELIRAVRDTLAPYGLRNVVLDPVMVATSGDALLQGEAVATLRDELIPTVRVITPNIPEAELLLGQQIDRQSQLPDAARALSCGGRVSVFLKAGHLTDEELIDIFYNAETDEVIPLRSRRVQTVNTHGTGCTLSSALAAFLARGFELSEAAARAKAYIASAIEAGASYEIGHGHGPVHHFHGFWE
- a CDS encoding transporter; its protein translation is MHLLEQLQRNVRTIAMPSAMVLGALLCRPIAALETASHQMITPTLIFLMLFVTFCRVSPKQMKPSMLHVWLLLFQVVVCIAVYLLLLPLNDVVAQGAMVCVLAPVAMAAVVIAGMLGANVATMATYSLICNMAIALVAPVILTFTGTGECTFAQILARIAPLLVGPFAAAQFFRFVFPKLAKWIGEHGQISFYMWLMSLLVIIGRTTCFIIDLHDASVSTELWLAFAALVICLVQFKVGRAIGRRYGDPPAGGQSLGQKNTVLAVWMAQSFLNPVSSIAPTAYIVWQNFVNSYQIYRKDQEKLKNQTRGAE
- a CDS encoding GatB/YqeY domain-containing protein, which codes for MSLEQQISKGIMEAMKAKDTVRLSALRNAKKYIIEAKTAGPEVAELPDADVLKIISKLAKQGTDSAAIFTGQNRPDLAAEELAQVAVYQEFLPKQLTPEELTAEVRAIIAEVGATSMKEMGKVMGVASKRLAGRADGKEISTKVKELLA